The Paenibacillus sp. FSL H7-0357 nucleotide sequence CAAACTTAGGATAGCGGCCCTTCTCGCGGGCCAGCTCCATGCTGGAGTGTACCAACAGATAGTTGATGTGCTCATACAGGTGATTGTTGTATTCCACGGCTTCGTCGGACTCCCAGCGGATGCCCTCCAGCGCCAGCAGGTGATGCAGGCCGAAGGTGCCGAGGCCGACTGCACGGTATTGGCTGTTTGTGTACTGCGCCTGCAGCACTTCTATATTGTTAATGTCGATGACGTTGTCGAGCATGCGTACCTGAATCGGCACCAGCCGCTCCAGCACTCCGGCCGGGATGGCGCGTGCCAGGTGGATGGAGTTCAGGTTGCAGACTACGAAGTCGCCGGGAACCTTCGAGATAACGATCCGGGTCTGGCCGTCTTTGGTAACCAGCTCTTCACTCTCAATGACCGTTGGCGACTGGTTCTGCATAATTTCCGTGCACAGGTTGGAGGAGAAGACCATCCCCTGGTGCCGGTTCGGGTTGGAGCGGTTCACCGTATCGCGGTAGAACATGTAAGGTGTGCCGGTTTCCAGCTGTGATTTCATAATCCGCTTCATGATATCTATGGCCGGAACCGTAATTCGGGACAGCTCCAGATTGGCGGTAGCTTCGGCATATTTGTCGCGGAATGCGCCTTGGCCAAGCTTTTCGTCATAGAAATCCTCAAGGCCAAGTGCGCGGCCGTTCTCATCTTTCCAGCCCATTACCTTCTTCACCTCATGCGGACAGAAAAGGTTCCAGTGGCCGCGCGCTTCTACGGCCTCCATGAACAGATCCGGCAGGCAGACGCCGTGGAACACGTCATGCGCGCGCATCCGCTCGTCGCCGTTGTTCAGCTTCAGGTCGAGGAAGGCGAGAATATCTTTATGGAAGACGTCGAGGTAGACGGCAACTGCACCTTTGCGTGTGCCGAGCTGGTCGACGCTGACGGCGGTATTGTTCAGCTGGCGGATCCACGGGATAACACCGGAGCTGGTATTCTTGTGGCCGCGGATATCGGAGCCGCGGGCCCGTACCTTGCCGAGGTAGACGCCGATGCCGCCGCCCATTTTGCTCAGCCGGGCTACGTCAGTGTTGGAGTCGAAGATGCCTTCGAGCGAGTCGTCGACGGTGTCGATGAAGCAGCTGGAGAGCTGTCCGGCAACCTTTTTACCAGCGTTGGACATCGTTGGCGTTGCAGCCGTCATGTAGATGTTGCTCATCGCCCAGTAGGCTTCTTTAACCAGATCCAGACGTTTCTCTTCGGGCTCTGTGTGCATGAGGAACATGGCGATAATCATATAACGCTCCTGCGGAAGCTCCATCACACGCCCGTCAAAGTCATGGGCCAGATAACGGTCGGACAGGGTAAGCAAGCCGATGTAATCGAACAGCAGGTCGCGTGTATAATCAATGCAGCCGCCAAGCTCGGCAATCTGTTCTTTGGTGTAGTGGGTCAGAAGCTCTTCACGGTAGATGCCTTTCTTCACCAGATCGGAAATCAGCGGGTACAGCTCGCCGTATGGCTCATCCGGGTATGCTTTATAGCGGCGGTTAACCGCGGCTTTTTTGTATAGGGTCGTTAAAAGCGAGCGGGCGGCAGCGAACTTCCAGTCCGGTTCTTCTTTGGTTACGAGCTCAAGGGCGCTCATGGTGAAGGCGCTGCTGATTTCTTCTCCGCTGACCTCGCTCCGGCGAAGCTTGGACTGCACCCCGCGCAGCAAGGTTTCTTTGCTTAATTGCTCAAGGCCGTTCAGGATACGGTCGGCGTAAACGGAGAGGCGGATTTGATCAAAAGCCAATTGGCGGTTGTCGGGTTTCACTACGAGTTCTGGCATAGGGGATTCATCCTTTCGTATTTGGGTTTAATTTTCAATATTAAAAATTGATATATTATAGCGCAGAAAGCGGCCAGGAAATGGCGGCTCAGCCGGCATTTCAAAGCTGCCTTCGAAACAGGCGATAGGTCGTATCGCCTGCTAGAATCCGAGTCTGCGGAAAACAGAAGCTTAAAGTATACCATGAAATTTATATTTCCAAAAAGCTAAAGTACAGCAGGCTGCCAATGGATGATTTCCTTGCCGGCAAGGCTGGCCGGAATGTCGATAATCCGCTGGTTGCTGCTTCCCCGGTAGGGAAGGGTAGTATCTTTAAGCTCTTCTACAAATCGTCCGTCAATCACTACATGGCACAAGGCCAGCAGATTCCATTCCGGCGAGCCCGGAGAAGCCGTCAGCTCTTCATACGTATAACCGGTATAAATCCAAATTGAGAAATCCGGCAGCACAGCGCGAAGCTCATGAATGAAGCCCGCAGCCTCTTCTGCCGAGAAAAAAGGGTCCCCGCCGGCCAGCGTCAGGCCGTCCAGCAGCGGATTAGCGGCAATTTCAGCAATAATCTCACGCTGCCGCTCCAGGGTGAACACTTCACCGAAATTGAAATTCCACGTTTTCGGATTGAAGCAGCCCGGGCAGCGGTGGCGGCAGCCGCTGAGGAAGAGGACGGCCCGCATGCCCTCTCCCTCATTAATTGATTCCGGGTAGTAGCCGCAAATATTCATAGATGCTTGATGCGGTCTCTTACTTCGGCCTGCTTGGCGGCGTTGAAGCGGGTCTGGTAGTCGCCGGTCAAATATCCGGTTACCCGGCGCAGGCGGCGGATATGGGTATCATGCTCATGTGCGCCGCAGGAAGGGCAGTTCGTGCCGATAACCCCTTCATAGCCGCAGCCGGAGCAGCGGTCAATCGGGTGGTTAATGCTGAAATAGCTGATTTCCTGCTCCAGCGCGTAGCGGATGATTTTGACAAAAGCTGCCGGGTTGCTGCGGGCATTGCCGTTCAGTTCCACATAGGAAATGGCTCCGGCGTTGCAGTATTCATGGAAAGGGGCCTCAAGGCTAATCTTCTTGGCCGCACTGAGCTCGTAATACACTGGAATGTGGAAGGAGTTCGTATAATATTCGCGGTCGGTTACGCCGGGAATAGAGCCAAGCACCTTGTGGTCCACCTTGGTGAATTTGCCGGACAAGCCTTCGGCAGGTGTTGCAAACAGCGTGATGTTAAGATCAAGTTCTTCGCTCTTGCGGTCGCAGTACTCGCGCATATGGCGGACAACGGCGAGCGCTTTGGCATGGACTTCCATGTCCTCACCATGATGTTTGCCGTACATGGCTTTCATGCACTCCGCCATACCGATGAAGCCGAGCGACAGACTGCCGTGCTTCAGCAGCTCGCCTACGCTGTCCTCAGAAGCAAGCTGTTCGCCGCCTTCCCAGACGCCTTCGCGCATCATGAAATCGGAAGCTTTGGCTTTCTGGGCCGCCTGAATCCGGAAACGGTGCAGCAGGCCTTCCAGTGCAATATCCATATAATGATTCAGGTCGTCGTAGAAGCCTTCCTCGTCGGGAGCAAGACGGCGGCCTGTCACAGTGCCGTGAGCGAGGCCCAGACGGACCAGATTCAGGGTGTTGAAGGACAGATTGCCTTTGCCGGAGCAGTGATTGCGTCCGAAACGGTCGCCCAGTACCCGGGTGCGGCAGCCCATCGTAGCAAATTCAGTGTCCGGGTCAGCCGGATCATAGTACTGCATGTTGAGCGGAGCATCCAGATTGGCAAAGTTAGGATACAGTCTGCGTGCGGAACATTCGGCTGCTTTAAGGAACAGCTCATAGTTCGGATCGCCCTGCTGCTGGTTGACGCCTTGCTTGCATTTGAAGATTTGGATCGGAAACACCGGTGTTTCTCCGCTGCCGAGGCCGTTCATGGTAGCGGTCAGCAGGGAGCTGATCACAAGCTGGCCTTCGGGGGAGATGCAGGTGCCATAGTTGATGCTGGTAAAAGGAATCTGTCCGCCGGAACGGCTGGACATCGTATTGAGATTATGTATCATACTCTCTGCTGCCTGTAGTGTTTCGCTTTCGGTCTCTTTCTGCGCAAAGCGGAAGGCGCGCGGGTACTGCTCCGCCAGATCGCTGCGGCTCATCGTGATTTCGCCGAGGTGATCACCGGCTTGGCCTTCTTCAAAGTATTCCAGTCCCTTTCGGAACAGCTTGGCGAAGGATTTGGTCACATACGGGGCAAGATCGTAATCCAGTTTATTGGCGGATACGCCGCCGTACTGGGCATTTTGCTGGGATTGGAAAATAATCGCCACCAGCGACATTGCGGTCATAATCGAGTTCGGAGGACGGACACTGCCGTTGCCGGTAT carries:
- a CDS encoding ribonucleoside-diphosphate reductase subunit alpha; protein product: MPELVVKPDNRQLAFDQIRLSVYADRILNGLEQLSKETLLRGVQSKLRRSEVSGEEISSAFTMSALELVTKEEPDWKFAAARSLLTTLYKKAAVNRRYKAYPDEPYGELYPLISDLVKKGIYREELLTHYTKEQIAELGGCIDYTRDLLFDYIGLLTLSDRYLAHDFDGRVMELPQERYMIIAMFLMHTEPEEKRLDLVKEAYWAMSNIYMTAATPTMSNAGKKVAGQLSSCFIDTVDDSLEGIFDSNTDVARLSKMGGGIGVYLGKVRARGSDIRGHKNTSSGVIPWIRQLNNTAVSVDQLGTRKGAVAVYLDVFHKDILAFLDLKLNNGDERMRAHDVFHGVCLPDLFMEAVEARGHWNLFCPHEVKKVMGWKDENGRALGLEDFYDEKLGQGAFRDKYAEATANLELSRITVPAIDIMKRIMKSQLETGTPYMFYRDTVNRSNPNRHQGMVFSSNLCTEIMQNQSPTVIESEELVTKDGQTRIVISKVPGDFVVCNLNSIHLARAIPAGVLERLVPIQVRMLDNVIDINNIEVLQAQYTNSQYRAVGLGTFGLHHLLALEGIRWESDEAVEYNNHLYEHINYLLVHSSMELAREKGRYPKFAGSDWDTGAYFDSRGYTSGEQEGKYVTTEQWRELQQEVAKDGVRNAWMFAIAPNGSTSIIAGSTASIDPLYELLSYEEKTTYKIANPAPDLSEKTIWYYKTAFLIDQNWSIRMASARQRHVDQGQSFNLYVTPDIKATDFLNLHLNAWKGGLKSTYYVRSRALTIEECESCAS
- the nrdG gene encoding anaerobic ribonucleoside-triphosphate reductase activating protein produces the protein MNICGYYPESINEGEGMRAVLFLSGCRHRCPGCFNPKTWNFNFGEVFTLERQREIIAEIAANPLLDGLTLAGGDPFFSAEEAAGFIHELRAVLPDFSIWIYTGYTYEELTASPGSPEWNLLALCHVVIDGRFVEELKDTTLPYRGSSNQRIIDIPASLAGKEIIHWQPAVL
- a CDS encoding anaerobic ribonucleoside triphosphate reductase, coding for MTLLEKRYNGGQAAQEVLLEEVIHLGRDIIDSRDLDLLRENANLNGESFSGKMSKFGSEYSKWYARNFTMPPQLVQAIQDNVVYVHDLDQYAIGTTNCIFIPFERLLREGFNTGNGSVRPPNSIMTAMSLVAIIFQSQQNAQYGGVSANKLDYDLAPYVTKSFAKLFRKGLEYFEEGQAGDHLGEITMSRSDLAEQYPRAFRFAQKETESETLQAAESMIHNLNTMSSRSGGQIPFTSINYGTCISPEGQLVISSLLTATMNGLGSGETPVFPIQIFKCKQGVNQQQGDPNYELFLKAAECSARRLYPNFANLDAPLNMQYYDPADPDTEFATMGCRTRVLGDRFGRNHCSGKGNLSFNTLNLVRLGLAHGTVTGRRLAPDEEGFYDDLNHYMDIALEGLLHRFRIQAAQKAKASDFMMREGVWEGGEQLASEDSVGELLKHGSLSLGFIGMAECMKAMYGKHHGEDMEVHAKALAVVRHMREYCDRKSEELDLNITLFATPAEGLSGKFTKVDHKVLGSIPGVTDREYYTNSFHIPVYYELSAAKKISLEAPFHEYCNAGAISYVELNGNARSNPAAFVKIIRYALEQEISYFSINHPIDRCSGCGYEGVIGTNCPSCGAHEHDTHIRRLRRVTGYLTGDYQTRFNAAKQAEVRDRIKHL